A window of Tepidisphaeraceae bacterium contains these coding sequences:
- a CDS encoding AraC family transcriptional regulator produces MTRDVTFLHGYRTPECAATVDKRFAYHTVQLMTRGGVELFYDDVRHEMTGVWAWPCHPGPYVRFHAWPRTGNWEHRYVAFTGPQATAWEAEGLWLSSPQEVTDPERAARLTAWFDELLAVKEEPGKWAQRTAVNLLERVLLDLAANRRSGGEPRRPEWLDAVMQRLAQFDGGGDDEPDYTALAEQHGMALTTLRRRFREYVGSSLHDYRLHCRINLAKRALGEGTVPIKRVAAELGYGDVFYFSRQFRQRAGVSPAEYRRSRQT; encoded by the coding sequence ATGACACGTGACGTCACCTTCCTGCACGGCTATCGCACGCCCGAGTGTGCGGCCACGGTCGACAAGCGTTTTGCCTATCACACGGTGCAACTGATGACGCGCGGCGGGGTCGAGTTGTTCTACGACGATGTCCGCCACGAGATGACCGGCGTCTGGGCGTGGCCGTGCCACCCGGGGCCGTACGTGCGCTTTCACGCGTGGCCGCGCACGGGGAATTGGGAGCATCGGTACGTGGCCTTTACCGGACCGCAGGCCACCGCATGGGAGGCTGAAGGGCTGTGGCTGTCGTCGCCACAGGAGGTGACCGACCCCGAGCGGGCGGCTCGGCTGACGGCGTGGTTTGACGAGCTGCTGGCGGTGAAGGAAGAGCCGGGCAAGTGGGCGCAGCGCACGGCGGTGAACCTGCTCGAGCGCGTGCTGTTGGATCTGGCGGCGAATCGCCGAAGTGGTGGTGAACCGCGCCGGCCCGAGTGGCTGGACGCCGTCATGCAGCGGCTGGCGCAGTTCGACGGTGGCGGTGACGATGAGCCGGACTACACCGCGTTGGCCGAGCAGCACGGCATGGCACTGACGACGCTGCGGCGGCGGTTCCGCGAGTACGTCGGATCGTCGCTGCACGACTATCGGCTGCACTGCCGCATCAACCTTGCCAAGCGGGCGTTGGGCGAGGGAACGGTGCCGATCAAACGCGTCGCCGCCGAACTGGGCTACGGCGACGTCTTCTATTTCAGCCGCCAGTTCCGCCAACGCGCCGGCGTCTCACCGGCCGAGTACCGCAGGTCGCGACAGACGTGA
- a CDS encoding LURP-one-related family protein, with product MRYVMRQKLISLGDDFTIRDADGRDAYFVDGKALTLRDRLTFQDMDGRELLSIQRRLLAWGPTYEIHQGDQLKAVVKQKLFTLFNQRFSVDEIDREDDLTAKGNFTDHHYTFSRGGREVAWVSEKWFSLADTYGVEVGAGEDPVLILACAVVIDRCQEAAERRD from the coding sequence ATGCGTTACGTAATGCGACAGAAGCTGATCTCGCTCGGCGACGATTTCACGATCCGCGACGCCGACGGGCGCGACGCCTACTTCGTCGACGGCAAGGCGCTGACGCTGCGCGACCGCCTGACCTTTCAGGACATGGATGGCCGTGAGCTTCTGTCGATCCAACGGCGCCTGCTGGCCTGGGGCCCAACCTACGAGATCCACCAGGGCGACCAGTTGAAGGCGGTCGTCAAGCAGAAGCTGTTCACGCTGTTCAACCAACGGTTCAGCGTCGACGAAATCGACCGCGAAGACGACCTGACGGCCAAGGGCAACTTCACGGACCACCACTACACCTTCAGCCGCGGTGGACGCGAGGTCGCCTGGGTGTCGGAGAAGTGGTTCTCGCTGGCCGACACGTACGGCGTCGAGGTGGGCGCCGGTGAGGATCCCGTGCTGATCCTCGCCTGCGCTGTCGTCATCGATCGCTGCCAGGAAGCCGCCGAACGGCGGGATTGA
- a CDS encoding substrate-binding domain-containing protein — MHSRWQHEVDLLKGDGKTVKPTQILPFIREVGTIDGVNVPAAPLKYQHIRSKLVSIIRSGEYRVGDKLPSESDLAATFDASRSTIIRALREVEEQGLIERRQGSGSFVTPKAREREAVPCASIGLLQMAQSGRFADSVSDQIQSQLNALLQRRGSALIAHSIERDESPLAVARALIDQRVGGIFMVPIPSSHAGGDVNAQVAALFAKANLPLVLLDGDYATFPDRSSLDVVGIENRHCGYLQAEHLLAMGLRRVLFVGSNPPVPTAVERQLGYMDAMTARGIDVPSDWICHVASNDIDERFVAGLLERCRPEGIVFKSDEFAALTMRHLPALGIRIPQDLKLVGFDDRPIASLLPVTLTTVRQPIADIAEAALMLMESRIAQPAWAARRIQVAGKLVVRQSSYAK, encoded by the coding sequence ATGCATTCGCGCTGGCAACATGAGGTAGATCTTCTGAAGGGCGATGGCAAAACAGTGAAACCTACGCAGATATTGCCTTTCATACGCGAGGTTGGCACAATTGACGGCGTGAACGTCCCAGCGGCACCTTTGAAATATCAGCACATTCGGTCTAAACTTGTTTCGATCATTCGCTCGGGCGAGTATCGAGTTGGAGACAAGTTGCCGAGCGAGAGCGACCTCGCCGCCACGTTCGATGCATCGCGCTCGACGATCATCCGAGCGCTGCGCGAGGTGGAAGAGCAGGGTTTGATCGAGCGCCGGCAGGGATCGGGCTCCTTCGTCACGCCGAAGGCGCGCGAGCGTGAGGCGGTCCCTTGCGCGTCGATCGGACTATTGCAGATGGCGCAGTCGGGTCGGTTCGCCGATAGCGTCTCGGACCAGATCCAGAGCCAGTTGAACGCGCTCCTCCAGCGGCGCGGGTCGGCCCTGATCGCCCATTCGATTGAGCGCGACGAAAGCCCGCTTGCGGTCGCGAGGGCGCTCATCGATCAGCGCGTCGGCGGCATCTTCATGGTGCCCATTCCCTCGTCGCACGCAGGCGGTGACGTGAACGCGCAGGTGGCCGCCCTGTTCGCGAAAGCGAATCTGCCGTTGGTGCTGCTCGATGGCGACTACGCGACGTTCCCCGACCGCAGCAGTCTGGACGTGGTGGGGATCGAGAACCGCCATTGCGGGTATCTGCAGGCCGAGCACCTGCTGGCGATGGGCTTGCGTCGCGTGCTGTTCGTCGGATCCAACCCACCGGTGCCGACGGCCGTGGAGCGGCAGTTGGGGTACATGGATGCGATGACGGCGCGCGGCATCGATGTGCCATCGGACTGGATTTGCCACGTCGCGTCGAACGACATCGACGAGCGCTTCGTTGCCGGCCTGCTGGAACGCTGTCGGCCGGAAGGCATCGTCTTCAAGTCCGACGAGTTCGCGGCGTTGACGATGCGCCACCTGCCTGCTTTGGGCATTCGCATCCCGCAGGACCTGAAGCTGGTGGGCTTCGACGACCGCCCGATCGCGTCGCTCCTACCCGTTACGCTCACCACGGTCCGCCAACCGATCGCCGACATCGCCGAGGCCGCCTTGATGCTGATGGAAAGCCGGATTGCCCAACCCGCCTGGGCTGCGCGCCGCATCCAGGTGGCAGGTAAGTTAGTGGTTCGCCAGTCGTCATACGCCAAGTGA
- a CDS encoding type II secretion system protein, protein MSVQEHTSAKAKRGFTLIELLVVIGIIAVLISLLLPSVRRAREQAQAVTCSSNLRQLALISQMYANDHRGFVPIGRASNFKWVNYWFVDNSDTPKPALYMFGSLYGAGLMNDGRVAYCPSQGATRFLYNNIDPNPMESNEWPPKVFPVGTSEYRTKASYSMRPDYFVGFDTGVARLPKITHFKGLTVFTDLVTHDTSIRTGHRNGLNRARIDGSVVWVPFTAPDSAAVPRSIREHLVLLKPANAWTVKNAAVDGIFSALDRY, encoded by the coding sequence ATGTCGGTTCAAGAACATACAAGTGCGAAGGCGAAGCGCGGTTTCACCCTGATCGAGTTGCTGGTGGTGATTGGCATCATCGCGGTTCTGATCAGCCTGTTGCTTCCGTCCGTCCGCCGGGCGCGTGAGCAGGCGCAGGCGGTCACATGTTCGAGCAACCTGCGACAGTTGGCGCTGATCAGCCAGATGTATGCGAACGACCATCGCGGCTTCGTGCCGATTGGCCGCGCGTCAAACTTCAAGTGGGTCAACTACTGGTTCGTCGATAACTCGGATACGCCGAAGCCGGCGTTGTACATGTTCGGCTCACTGTACGGCGCGGGCCTGATGAACGACGGGCGGGTCGCGTACTGCCCTTCGCAAGGCGCTACGCGTTTCCTTTACAACAACATTGATCCCAACCCAATGGAGTCGAACGAGTGGCCGCCCAAGGTCTTCCCGGTCGGCACTTCCGAGTACCGGACCAAAGCGTCTTACTCGATGCGTCCCGATTACTTCGTTGGCTTTGACACCGGCGTCGCCCGGCTGCCCAAGATTACCCACTTCAAAGGCCTGACGGTCTTCACCGATCTGGTGACGCACGACACCTCCATCCGTACCGGTCACCGCAACGGCCTGAATCGGGCGAGGATCGACGGTTCTGTGGTGTGGGTGCCGTTCACCGCCCCCGATTCAGCGGCCGTCCCAAGGTCGATCCGTGAGCACCTGGTTCTGCTGAAACCCGCGAACGCATGGACGGTTAAGAACGCTGCGGTCGACGGCATCTTCAGCGCGCTCGACAGGTACTAA
- a CDS encoding PEP-CTERM sorting domain-containing protein: MRKLNRSALSIVTAAIIGATAIESSAATIAFQGFEANATDTWAYATSGTGGAVGGAGAAVEYPAGASRVNSGSASYQTSDGTSTVSFNALDVSSFTDKIVGLRLAAISTGPSNGLDAGDRVKVYVALNGADFSPTPDLTIGGFSNARWLYSASGEASTSAGTAATFAPSAGGVRTTDGYSTLLVSLPDSVQSLSMKIVSNNDNVGEIWSVDDVTVTGTAVPEPASLGLLAGGAAMLLRRRGRQG, translated from the coding sequence ATGCGAAAATTGAACCGATCTGCGTTATCTATCGTGACGGCTGCCATCATCGGCGCGACGGCGATCGAATCGTCCGCCGCGACAATTGCGTTCCAAGGCTTTGAAGCCAATGCCACGGACACGTGGGCATACGCGACGTCCGGCACGGGTGGTGCGGTCGGTGGAGCTGGGGCAGCCGTAGAATATCCGGCCGGCGCATCGCGCGTGAACAGTGGTAGCGCGTCGTATCAGACCAGCGACGGGACCAGCACGGTGTCGTTCAACGCGCTGGACGTGTCTTCGTTCACCGACAAAATCGTCGGGCTTCGCTTGGCGGCCATCAGCACGGGCCCCAGCAACGGGCTCGACGCTGGCGACCGCGTCAAGGTGTACGTCGCATTGAACGGGGCCGACTTCTCGCCCACGCCAGACCTGACGATCGGTGGCTTCAGCAACGCGCGGTGGCTGTACTCGGCCTCGGGCGAGGCCAGCACAAGCGCCGGCACCGCCGCGACGTTTGCGCCCAGCGCGGGCGGCGTTCGCACGACCGATGGCTACAGCACGCTCTTGGTAAGCCTGCCGGATTCCGTCCAGTCGCTGTCGATGAAGATCGTGAGCAACAACGACAACGTCGGCGAAATATGGTCCGTCGATGACGTCACCGTCACCGGCACCGCCGTCCCGGAACCCGCATCGCTCGGCCTGCTTGCCGGTGGCGCGGCCATGCTGCTGCGCCGCCGTGGGCGTCAGGGCTAA
- a CDS encoding sialate O-acetylesterase, which produces MMNSILLRITVALVAATSTVATAAVRLPAMFSDHAVLQADKAVNMWGWASEGETVTVTIAGATATTVAKADGTWSVALAPLPVGGPFVMEVAGSNALTVNDVLIGEVWLCAGQSNMAMQLKGLHGEVDDADAVIAKADHPTLRMFVHDDPVSLRDTAVPPAQPLADRPGRWIVCTPATAAKFTAMGYFFARHLQDELNAPVGLINTAVGGTTIEAWTSLSAQRDVPVLQPMLVDWRQRLESYDPVAEQRDAVAAKAAWYTARAEAVKANRREPKAPRKADYKNLTANGPGGLFNAMIAPVIPYTLRGALWYQGERNASGPFTTVYGQQLETLITDWRSRWADSFHVVCVQLPSYGKAQESPADDVGWGVWVREGQRRVSAALPAMSMPVTIDLGGSSRAALHPTNKDEFARRAALLVLHDVYGKSNPARQGPTYRSHRREGSRLILSFDFAEGLAGNTDASAPNGFAIAGSDQNFVWANVVIRDSQVIVWHDDVPEPQAVRYNWAGNPIGDLINAAVLPAGPFRTDDW; this is translated from the coding sequence ATGATGAACTCAATCCTGCTTCGCATCACGGTCGCCCTCGTGGCGGCCACGTCGACCGTCGCCACCGCGGCCGTGCGTTTGCCGGCGATGTTCTCCGATCACGCCGTGCTTCAGGCTGACAAGGCGGTGAACATGTGGGGCTGGGCCAGCGAAGGGGAGACGGTGACGGTGACCATCGCCGGCGCGACCGCGACCACCGTCGCCAAGGCGGACGGCACGTGGTCGGTCGCGCTGGCGCCACTGCCGGTGGGTGGGCCGTTCGTGATGGAGGTGGCGGGATCGAACGCGCTGACCGTGAACGACGTGCTGATCGGCGAGGTCTGGCTGTGCGCGGGTCAATCGAACATGGCCATGCAGTTGAAGGGGCTGCACGGCGAGGTGGACGACGCTGACGCCGTCATCGCCAAGGCCGATCATCCGACGCTTCGCATGTTCGTGCACGACGATCCGGTTAGCCTGCGCGACACCGCCGTGCCGCCCGCGCAGCCGCTGGCGGATCGGCCCGGCAGGTGGATCGTCTGCACGCCCGCCACCGCCGCGAAGTTCACGGCCATGGGTTACTTCTTCGCGCGGCACTTGCAGGACGAGTTGAACGCCCCGGTGGGACTGATCAACACGGCCGTCGGTGGCACCACGATCGAGGCGTGGACGAGTCTGTCGGCCCAGCGGGACGTGCCGGTGCTGCAGCCGATGCTGGTCGACTGGCGCCAGCGCCTCGAGTCGTACGACCCCGTTGCCGAGCAGCGCGATGCCGTTGCCGCCAAGGCGGCTTGGTACACCGCGCGGGCCGAAGCGGTGAAGGCCAACCGGCGCGAACCCAAGGCCCCGCGGAAGGCCGACTACAAGAATCTGACCGCCAACGGGCCGGGTGGGCTGTTCAACGCGATGATCGCGCCGGTCATCCCCTACACGCTGCGCGGTGCGCTGTGGTACCAGGGCGAGCGCAACGCGTCCGGCCCGTTCACGACCGTGTACGGCCAACAACTGGAGACGCTGATTACCGATTGGCGCTCGCGCTGGGCCGATTCGTTCCACGTCGTGTGCGTGCAACTGCCCAGCTACGGTAAAGCACAGGAGTCGCCGGCCGACGACGTCGGCTGGGGCGTCTGGGTGCGCGAGGGGCAACGCCGTGTGTCGGCGGCGCTACCGGCGATGTCGATGCCCGTCACGATCGATCTCGGTGGCTCGTCGCGGGCGGCGCTTCATCCGACCAACAAAGACGAGTTCGCCCGCCGCGCCGCGCTGCTGGTGCTGCACGACGTGTATGGCAAGTCCAACCCCGCTCGCCAAGGCCCGACCTACCGCAGCCACCGGCGCGAGGGCAGCCGATTGATCCTCTCGTTCGACTTCGCCGAGGGCTTGGCCGGCAATACCGACGCGAGCGCCCCAAACGGATTCGCGATCGCCGGTTCCGATCAGAACTTCGTGTGGGCCAATGTGGTGATCCGCGATAGCCAGGTCATCGTCTGGCATGACGACGTGCCCGAGCCCCAGGCCGTTCGCTACAACTGGGCCGGCAACCCGATCGGCGACCTGATCAACGCTGCCGTGCTGCCCGCTGGCCCCTTCCGAACCGATGATTGGTAA
- a CDS encoding ABC transporter ATP-binding protein: protein MSELTTATNVTPMAPSEPIVQGIGLTKEFVRGQSTVTALDNVDVTVRRGEFVALMGPSGSGKSTLLHLIAGMDKPTNGRLVVLDEEPATLSERNIARWRNNHLGFIFQAFNLIPVLTALENVELPLKLTSLSRSRRRENATTALNLVGLGDRLDHFPRQLSGGQEQRVAIARAIVTDPDIILADEPTGNLDAASAADVLALMQRLNREFGKTIVMVTHDPHSAAAAGRLIHLDKGKFVEAGAATATV from the coding sequence ATGTCCGAGTTAACAACGGCAACTAACGTGACCCCCATGGCCCCAAGCGAGCCCATCGTTCAAGGCATTGGTCTGACCAAGGAATTCGTGCGCGGCCAATCGACCGTCACCGCCTTGGACAACGTCGACGTGACCGTTCGCCGCGGCGAGTTCGTTGCCCTTATGGGCCCGTCGGGCTCTGGCAAGAGCACGCTGCTCCACCTGATCGCCGGCATGGATAAGCCCACCAACGGGCGCCTCGTCGTGCTGGACGAGGAACCCGCGACGCTCTCGGAGCGCAACATCGCCCGCTGGCGTAACAACCACCTGGGTTTCATTTTTCAGGCGTTCAATCTGATCCCGGTGCTTACCGCACTGGAAAATGTCGAGCTTCCGCTGAAATTAACCTCGCTCTCGCGCAGCCGCCGGCGAGAGAACGCGACCACGGCGCTCAACCTCGTCGGCCTGGGTGATCGCCTCGACCATTTCCCGCGGCAGCTCTCCGGTGGACAGGAACAGCGCGTGGCGATCGCGCGGGCGATCGTGACCGACCCGGACATCATTTTAGCCGACGAGCCGACCGGTAACCTCGACGCCGCCAGCGCAGCCGACGTGCTGGCGCTGATGCAGCGGCTGAATCGCGAGTTCGGCAAGACCATCGTGATGGTCACGCACGACCCCCATTCCGCCGCTGCGGCGGGGCGGCTTATTCATCTTGATAAGGGCAAGTTCGTCGAGGCCGGCGCTGCAACGGCAACCGTCTGA
- a CDS encoding efflux RND transporter periplasmic adaptor subunit: MESELHKLRIDKSDKARRDERLLWPWVVVGLVALLIGLAAFMYGVGGTAHRVDTIRVRVPEGLVTEADLVQLNATGYVTAAHKIELASKVVGRVAWVGVEMGDKVKKDQVLVRLEDDEYKARVAQAQGQLDSERAKLAELKNGSRPEEVLQAEAQVNEAKAELTNAQVNFRRLKELEGGRSVSQQQIDDAEALVRSRTARVESVQQAYGLVKAGPRQERIDAQAAIVRQLEGGLALAMVELNNTVIRSQIDATILGRNVEVGEFVTTGFVGDNGAKGFVVSLADLNNLRVELDVSQNDFAKVLPAQPCWIVTDAYPDRRYEGVVDLISPEANRQKATVQVRVKVLNPDELLKPDMNATVSFLSPRTLAATRAVATQPAGERPAIRVPKDAVRDNAVFLIEGGKAVRRTVTVGNTSASGEVEIRKGLIGGEDVVVRPPDTLKEGDDVRVNNGN, encoded by the coding sequence ATGGAAAGCGAACTGCACAAGCTCCGGATCGACAAGTCCGACAAGGCCCGCCGCGATGAGCGGCTTTTGTGGCCGTGGGTGGTCGTCGGCTTGGTCGCTCTGCTGATCGGCTTAGCCGCGTTCATGTACGGGGTCGGCGGGACGGCACACAGGGTCGACACGATCCGCGTTCGGGTGCCCGAAGGCCTGGTGACCGAGGCCGACCTGGTCCAGCTGAACGCCACCGGTTACGTGACGGCGGCCCACAAGATCGAACTGGCCAGCAAGGTCGTCGGCCGCGTGGCGTGGGTGGGTGTGGAGATGGGCGACAAGGTCAAGAAGGACCAGGTCCTCGTTCGCCTGGAGGACGACGAATATAAAGCGCGCGTTGCGCAGGCGCAGGGGCAACTTGATAGCGAGCGTGCCAAGCTGGCCGAACTGAAGAACGGTTCGCGGCCGGAAGAGGTCCTGCAGGCCGAGGCCCAGGTGAACGAAGCGAAGGCCGAACTGACTAACGCGCAGGTCAACTTCCGGCGATTGAAGGAACTCGAGGGCGGGCGGTCGGTATCGCAGCAGCAGATCGACGACGCCGAGGCGCTCGTCCGCTCGCGGACGGCGCGCGTCGAATCCGTGCAGCAGGCGTACGGATTGGTAAAGGCGGGCCCGCGACAGGAACGGATCGATGCGCAGGCGGCCATCGTGCGGCAACTGGAAGGCGGCCTCGCGCTGGCGATGGTCGAGTTGAACAACACCGTCATCCGCTCGCAGATCGACGCGACGATCTTGGGGCGCAACGTCGAGGTGGGCGAGTTCGTGACGACCGGCTTCGTTGGCGACAATGGCGCGAAGGGCTTCGTGGTCTCGCTGGCCGACCTGAACAACCTGCGGGTGGAACTGGACGTCAGCCAGAACGACTTTGCGAAGGTGTTGCCCGCGCAACCCTGCTGGATCGTCACCGACGCCTACCCGGACCGCCGGTACGAGGGCGTCGTGGACCTCATCTCGCCGGAGGCGAACCGTCAGAAGGCGACGGTGCAGGTTCGCGTGAAGGTGTTAAACCCGGACGAACTGCTGAAGCCGGACATGAACGCGACCGTGTCGTTCCTGTCGCCGCGCACGCTCGCGGCGACGCGCGCCGTTGCAACGCAGCCCGCGGGCGAACGGCCGGCGATTCGCGTGCCGAAGGACGCGGTTCGTGATAACGCCGTGTTCTTGATCGAGGGCGGCAAAGCCGTGCGCCGCACGGTCACGGTCGGCAACACGTCGGCCAGCGGTGAAGTCGAGATTCGCAAGGGCCTCATCGGCGGTGAAGACGTGGTCGTTCGCCCGCCCGATACGCTGAAGGAGGGCGACGATGTCCGAGTTAACAACGGCAACTAA
- a CDS encoding ABC transporter permease, with amino-acid sequence MGVPVTYNLRNLVERKGTTLMTALGIALTVAVLVTAIALTAGLNNVFAASGDERQALVLRKGVDAELSSTVSGEAYQIIRRLPGIATDANGEPMVSPEGLAVVNLPSVDSPAGMNVSVRGLLPIGLAMRTVNIVEGKMFEPGLRQVVVGESIASRYPDARLGKQVRFGRGTWEVVGVFSAGGSAANSEIWTDLNQLRGDFEQQGGSSSLLVRVDSAAAIATLKPIIDDDQRLRVQLMPEKEYYQRMTQSGMPLQALGFSVAVIMAIGSAFAATNTMYAAVARRSREIGTLRALGFGRWAILRSFMLESICLSLVGGALGVLMALPVNGFTTGIGNFQTFSEVAFKFEVGPSAILWGMVFAALIGALGGFLPAWAASRKNVIAAMREP; translated from the coding sequence ATGGGCGTACCCGTCACCTACAACCTCCGGAACCTCGTCGAGCGCAAGGGCACGACGCTGATGACCGCGCTGGGCATTGCGCTGACCGTCGCCGTGCTGGTTACCGCGATCGCGCTCACGGCTGGCCTGAACAACGTCTTCGCGGCCAGTGGGGACGAGCGCCAGGCCCTCGTGCTGCGCAAGGGGGTCGACGCGGAGCTGAGCTCGACCGTGTCCGGCGAGGCGTATCAGATCATCCGCAGACTGCCCGGCATCGCGACCGACGCCAACGGCGAACCGATGGTGTCGCCCGAGGGTCTTGCCGTCGTGAACCTGCCGAGCGTTGACTCGCCGGCAGGCATGAACGTCAGCGTGCGGGGGCTGCTGCCAATCGGACTGGCGATGCGCACGGTTAACATCGTCGAGGGCAAGATGTTCGAGCCTGGCCTGCGGCAGGTGGTGGTCGGCGAATCGATCGCCAGCCGGTATCCGGACGCACGGCTGGGCAAGCAGGTTCGGTTTGGCCGCGGCACGTGGGAAGTGGTCGGCGTCTTCAGCGCCGGTGGGTCGGCGGCCAACAGTGAAATCTGGACGGACCTCAACCAGCTGCGCGGCGACTTCGAGCAGCAGGGCGGCAGCAGCTCGTTGCTCGTGCGCGTCGACAGCGCCGCAGCCATTGCCACGCTCAAGCCGATCATCGACGACGACCAGCGCTTGCGCGTCCAACTGATGCCGGAGAAGGAGTACTACCAGCGGATGACGCAGTCGGGCATGCCCCTGCAGGCCCTGGGGTTCTCGGTGGCCGTCATCATGGCCATCGGCAGCGCCTTTGCCGCCACCAACACCATGTACGCAGCCGTCGCACGGCGATCGCGCGAGATCGGCACGTTGCGCGCGCTCGGCTTTGGCCGCTGGGCGATTTTGCGATCGTTCATGCTCGAGTCGATCTGCCTGTCGTTGGTCGGCGGCGCGCTGGGCGTGCTGATGGCATTGCCGGTGAACGGCTTCACGACGGGCATCGGTAACTTCCAGACGTTCAGCGAGGTCGCGTTCAAGTTCGAAGTGGGGCCGTCGGCCATCCTGTGGGGCATGGTGTTCGCGGCCCTTATCGGCGCGTTGGGTGGTTTCCTGCCGGCGTGGGCGGCGTCGCGGAAGAACGTGATCGCGGCCATGCGCGAACCGTGA
- a CDS encoding FtsX-like permease family protein codes for MFKLVPLIFRNVLRSRRRSLLTLASTAISLGLLALMLAIYQGFFHAEDSSPSEALRLVCRHRVSLTQTLPASYQQRILAIEGVADATAWSWFQGTYIEPQNFFARFAVDPDRVFNIRQDWIISDEQRTAFQRERTACAIGEAIAEKYDIELGDRMTIVGDIYDVTLELTVAAIFRHPPNTESLVFHREYLTELLPQAAASRDEVGTYLILADSPAAVPRVARAIDTMFDNSPYPTRTESEKEFGRSFLAFLGNIKLFLAAICGALTFTILLVSANTVAMAVRERTREMAVLRTLGYTPGEILLLVLGEAMLISIVGGALGVALGAGLAALIASGSGGFPLPGVKWQAATVVITLAAIIGVLAALVPAVLASRKNIVESLRFSG; via the coding sequence ATGTTCAAGCTTGTCCCACTGATCTTCCGCAATGTGCTTCGTAGCCGCCGGCGAAGCCTGTTGACGTTGGCCAGCACGGCCATCTCGCTCGGGTTGCTCGCGTTGATGCTGGCGATCTACCAGGGGTTCTTCCACGCGGAAGACTCGTCACCTTCCGAGGCGTTGCGGCTCGTCTGCCGGCATCGCGTGTCGCTGACGCAGACGCTGCCGGCCAGCTATCAGCAGCGCATCCTCGCGATCGAGGGGGTCGCCGACGCCACGGCATGGTCGTGGTTTCAGGGGACCTATATTGAGCCGCAGAACTTCTTCGCCCGGTTCGCGGTTGATCCCGATCGCGTGTTCAACATTCGACAGGACTGGATCATCTCCGACGAACAGCGGACGGCATTCCAGCGCGAGCGGACGGCGTGCGCGATCGGTGAGGCGATTGCGGAGAAGTACGACATCGAGCTGGGCGACCGGATGACGATCGTCGGCGACATCTACGACGTCACGCTTGAATTGACGGTCGCTGCCATCTTCAGGCATCCGCCGAATACCGAATCGTTGGTGTTCCATCGCGAGTACCTGACGGAACTGCTGCCTCAGGCCGCGGCGTCGCGCGACGAGGTGGGAACGTACCTGATTCTGGCCGACTCGCCCGCGGCCGTGCCGCGGGTCGCGCGGGCGATCGACACCATGTTCGACAACTCGCCGTATCCCACGCGCACGGAGTCGGAAAAGGAGTTCGGCCGGTCGTTTTTGGCCTTTTTAGGGAACATTAAGCTATTTCTGGCCGCCATCTGCGGCGCGCTGACCTTCACGATCCTGCTCGTCTCGGCCAACACCGTCGCGATGGCCGTGCGCGAGCGCACGCGCGAGATGGCAGTGCTGCGGACATTGGGATACACGCCTGGCGAGATCCTGTTGCTTGTGCTGGGCGAGGCGATGCTGATCAGCATCGTCGGCGGCGCTTTGGGCGTGGCGCTGGGCGCGGGATTGGCAGCGCTCATCGCCAGCGGCTCGGGCGGGTTTCCGCTGCCGGGGGTAAAGTGGCAGGCGGCAACGGTCGTGATCACGCTGGCCGCGATCATCGGCGTGCTGGCCGCCCTGGTGCCGGCAGTTCTGGCGTCGCGGAAAAACATCGTGGAATCGTTGCGGTTCTCTGGCTAG